From Alcaligenes faecalis, the proteins below share one genomic window:
- a CDS encoding LysR family transcriptional regulator, with product MLEIRHLETLTAIRDSGSLQEAAERLHVTQSALSHQLRDLEVRLQVQLLNRRTRPARLTTAALRILVLADDILPRVRATERDLQRLAAGRTGRLHVAIDCHSCFQWLMPALDAFRQQWPDVTLDLSAAFSFAPLPALLRGDLDVVITSDPQDNPAVHYEPLFRYELVLAVSNQHPLSQYRYVEPFQLTDQVLITYPVERNRLDIFTQFLTPADVEPAAIRQAELTPMIVQLVASQRGVTALPNWALTEFLNPASIRTCRLGEHGIWRTLYATVRSEDLQADYVQAFLAQARETCFKSLQGIVAAQP from the coding sequence ATGCTTGAAATTCGTCATCTAGAGACTCTGACCGCCATTCGGGACAGTGGCAGCCTGCAGGAAGCCGCCGAGCGCCTGCATGTCACGCAGTCCGCCCTCTCCCACCAGCTACGCGATCTGGAAGTGCGGCTGCAAGTGCAATTGCTGAACCGGCGCACCCGCCCTGCTCGCCTGACCACGGCTGCCTTGCGCATTCTTGTTCTGGCCGATGACATCTTGCCGCGTGTGCGTGCTACCGAACGCGACCTGCAACGGCTTGCCGCCGGACGTACGGGCCGTCTGCATGTGGCGATTGATTGCCACTCCTGCTTTCAATGGTTGATGCCCGCGCTGGACGCCTTCAGGCAGCAATGGCCTGATGTCACGCTGGACTTGAGTGCGGCGTTTTCTTTTGCGCCCTTGCCCGCCTTGCTGCGAGGGGATCTGGATGTGGTGATTACCTCGGACCCACAGGACAATCCCGCCGTCCACTACGAGCCCCTGTTTCGCTATGAGCTGGTGCTGGCTGTCTCCAACCAGCACCCCTTGTCGCAATACCGCTACGTCGAACCTTTCCAATTGACGGATCAGGTCCTCATCACCTACCCGGTGGAACGCAATCGCCTGGATATTTTCACGCAGTTCCTGACGCCTGCCGATGTAGAACCCGCTGCTATTCGGCAGGCCGAGCTGACGCCCATGATCGTGCAACTGGTCGCCAGCCAACGCGGCGTGACGGCTTTGCCGAACTGGGCTTTGACGGAGTTTCTGAACCCGGCCTCCATTCGCACTTGCCGCTTGGGAGAGCACGGCATCTGGCGCACGCTTTACGCCACAGTACGCAGTGAGGATTTACAGGCGGATTATGTGCAGGCCTTTTTGGCACAGGCACGCGAGACCTGCTTCAAGAGCCTGCAAGGGATTGTGGCGGCACAGCCTTGA
- the recX gene encoding recombination regulator RecX, with translation MAALSARPTRAGRNVEESSGEDAPAAEKKAPSKRPGLSLKARALNFLSRREYSRLELGRRLAPHAESAEEVEALLDALVEQKWLSNERFAHSVVNRRASRVGTRVILQELRQHGVDVEQTEIIKEELMATELERAKQVWGKKFSAPPDDPRSYAKQYRFMASRGFSGRILQQILGDWEDDPA, from the coding sequence ATTGCTGCGCTTTCTGCCCGGCCCACACGGGCGGGCAGAAACGTAGAAGAAAGCTCGGGTGAGGATGCTCCGGCTGCGGAAAAGAAAGCCCCGTCCAAACGGCCGGGGCTGTCTCTTAAAGCCAGAGCCTTGAACTTTTTATCCCGGCGCGAATACTCGCGCCTGGAATTGGGCCGCCGACTGGCCCCTCATGCAGAAAGTGCTGAAGAAGTGGAAGCCTTGCTCGACGCTTTGGTTGAACAGAAATGGCTGTCCAACGAGCGCTTTGCGCATAGTGTCGTCAACCGCCGTGCCTCGCGTGTGGGCACCCGGGTCATTCTGCAAGAACTGCGCCAGCATGGCGTGGATGTGGAGCAGACTGAAATCATCAAAGAAGAATTGATGGCGACCGAGCTGGAACGGGCCAAGCAAGTGTGGGGCAAGAAGTTCAGTGCGCCCCCAGATGATCCCCGCAGTTACGCCAAACAATATCGCTTCATGGCCAGCCGCGGCTTCTCGGGCCGTATCTTGCAGCAAATATTGGGTGACTGGGAAGACGATCCGGCTTGA